The Flavobacterium psychrotrophum region TTCTATAATCTTACCCGCTATCTTGGCCTGTCCTACAGTTTTTGGCGTACCAATAACCTTTATCTCCTTTGGGGTATCAAAGTCGTTTACAATCCATTCAAAGGTGTTTCCTGCATATTGTTTCCACTCTTTTTGAAAACGGCGGATAAAGAGTCCGGCATTATGGTAGGGATCGCTTAAAAAAGCATAGTCAATATCCCAGTATATTTTAGCCTGCCCCTGTGCCATAAGGTGCTGAATTATTTTTTCTTCGGCAGCATTTAGCGCGTTAAATCCGGCAAAAACAAGTTTTGTGCCCGCATAGACATTACTAAAATGATCGATATTAGAAACAGCCTCACGATAAATAAGTCCCTGGTAACCCACACCCTTTTCCAAAAGATGGCTATAGAACGCCTCATAATACACCGGGAGTTGCTTATAAAAATCCAGGTAGTTGCTTATCATGGTAGTGCGCTTTTCTACATCTACCGCCCAGTGTTCTATCTCCTCAATATTTTCGAGGTAAGAAAGTACAAATTTAGGATTAAGCAGGTAACGGTCTATTTCGTTAAAATCCTGCAGGAGTGTCTTGGCCCAGTTGGCAAAATTTTCGAAGGGTTGCTGTTTATCTTTTGGCGTAAGGCCAAGGTAAACATTATAAAATTCAAAGAGTAATTCAATAGGATCTGACGTACGGATGTTAGCCACATCCTGTACAAAATCTTCAATACTGGTAATAGTGGGCGCAAAAATAGTACCTGTAAGCTGCTTTTTAAGCGACTCCAGCAAGAATACACGCGCCCTTTTATTGGGCAATATAATAGTAATGCCCGATAGCTGTGCGCCATAGTCGGCCACGAGCTGCGCACTGAGTTTATCTAAAAAAGTAAGGTTTGCCATAAAGCAAAGCTACAGAAAATAATGGCAGTCTCATCTTAATTGAGAAGGACACAGCACCTTTCTCATGTTGATTAGATTGCCGCGTTCCGTTCCTCCACTCGCAATGACAGAACCTACCATTCCTGCAAGTATAGCTACCTAATTTCCTTTTGAGAGTTTGCAGTTCAAAAAAATACCCCCGCCGGTGTGGCAGGGGTAGAGGATATTATCGTTGCATATTCTTAGCTTCGATGCTCATAGTAGCATGCGGAACCAGTTTTAAGCGGTCTTTATTGATAAGCTTACCGGTTACTTTGCAAATGCCATACGTTTTGTTCTCAATACGTATAAGTGCATTTTTAAGGTCGCGGATAAACTTTTCCTGGCGTATAGCCAGTTGAGAGTTAGCCTCCTTGCTCATTGTCTCGCTGCCTTCTTCAAACGCCTTAAAGGTAGGCGACGTATCGTCTGTACCGTTATTAAGGTCGTTCATATACGCAGAACGTATCAGGTCAAGATCGGCTTTGGCTTTCTCTATTTTCTTTGAAATTAATTCCTTAAACTCGGCAAGATCCGCATCCGAGTATCTAATTTGCTGCTCATCTACCATTTCCAATCTATTTTGAAATTAATATTAGGGTTGTTATGTCATCAAACTCAATTTCCGTACCATTTTCTACTACAGCACTAAAAACCAGTTCATCAGTTAATGTTTCACTCTTTATATACGCTTCATTTGCCTTAACGGATTGCTGAAGTGCGTTATTATCCTGCAATGTAACCTTTATCCTGTCAGTTACCTCAAAACCACTGTCTTTACGGATGTTTTGTATCCTGTTTACAAGCTCGCGGGCTATACCCTCGTTCTTTAATTCTTCAGTAAGCGTTATATCCAGCGCTACGGTTAAACCGTCTGCATTGGCTACCAGCCAGCCCGGTATATCCTGGCTCGAAATCTCCACATCTTCAGGGGTTAAAGTAATACTTTTTCCTGAAACCGCAATTTCAAGGCTTCCTGCCGCTTCAAGCGCTGCAATCTGCTCCTGACCAAAACCTTTTATCTCATTGGCTATCAGCCCCATATCTTTACCAAATCGTGGGCCAAGTGCCTTAAAATTAGGCTTTATCTGCTTTACTAAAACGCCACTTGCATCGTCTAAAAGCTGTATCTCTTTAACGTTCACCTCTGCTTTTATAAGCTCGGCAACCGCCTCAATTTCAGCCTTCTGTTTTGCGTCAAGCACCGGAATCATCACCCTTTGCAGCGGCTGGCGTACTTTAATAGCCTCTTTCTTACGGAGGGATAGCACCAGCGATGAAATGGTCTGCGCCTTCTGCATCCTGCTTTCTAACGATTTATCAACATACTTATCAGCATACACCGGGAAGTCGGCCAAATGTACACTCTCAGCTGCATCTTTCTGTGAAGCCTGTGTTAAATCTTTGTACAGCCTGTCCATAAAGAATGGCGCTATAGGCGCACTTAGCTTAGCTACAGTAACTAAGCAGGTATATAAAGTTTGATAAGCTGCAATTTTATCCTGCGCATATTCGCCTTTCCAGAAACGGCGACGGCACAGGCGCACATACCAGTTGCTCAGGTTTTCCTGTACAAAGTCTGATATTGCACGTGCTGCACGTGTAGGCTCATATTCAGTATAGAATGTATCTACGTCTTTTATTAGCGTGTTAAGCTCAGATAATATCCAGCGGTCAATTTCCGGTCTTTCCTCTAACGGAACCTCAGGCTCAGCAAAGCTAAAGTTATCGATATTAGCATATAAAGAGAAGAATGAGTAGGTATTATAAAGTGTACCAAAGAACTTACGGCGCACCTCAGCCACACCTTCAATATCAAACTTAAGGTTATCCCAAGGGTTGGCATTGCTTATCATGTACCAGCGCGTAGCATCCGGTCCATATTCAGCCAACGTCGTAAACGGATCTACTGCATTGCCCAGGCGTTTAGACATCTTTTGTCCGTTCTTGTCTAACACAAGTCCATTAGAAACAACATTCTTATACGCCACCTGGTCAAACACCAGCGTACCTATAGCATGGAGCGTGTAGAACCAGCCACGTGTCTGGTCTACCCCTTCGGCAATAAAATCGGCAGGGAAAGACTCGTGGTTATCTATAAGCTCTTTATTTTCAAACGGATAATGCCACTGCGCATACGGCATGGCACCACTATCAAACCAAACATCTATCAGGTCGGTTTCACGCTTCATCGGCTTGCCTGATGGCGAAACTAACGTTATCGCATCTACCACATTTTTATGCAGGTCGATAAGATCATAATTCGCATCACTCATATTGCCCGGTTCAAATCCTTTAAACGGATTATCTGTTGCAACACCGGCAGCGATTGCCTTTTCTATCTCGTTATACAGTTCTTCGGCAGAACCTATAAGTATCTCTTCGGTCTTATCCTCAGTCCTCCATATTGGCAACGGGATACCCCAGTAGCGCGAACGGCTAAGGTTCCAGTCGTTAGCATTCTTAAGCCAGTTGCCAAAACGTCCTTCTCCGGTAGCTTTAGGCTTCCAGTTAATGGTATCGTTAAGCTCGAACATACGGTCTTTAACATCGGTCACTTTTATAAACCAGCTGTCAAGCGGGTAGTACAATAGCGGCTCATCCGTCCTCCATGAGTGCGGGTAGCTGTGTACATATTTCTCAACCTTAAAGGCTTTGTTGTTCTCTTTAAGATAGATTGATATTTCTACATCGGCACTGCGTTGCGGCGCCTGGTCTTTATCGTAATATTCGTTTTTTACATATTTACCGGCAAGCTCCAGTGCATCTCCGTTAGGATTTGACAGACTGCCCAGATGCGAAGTAAATTTACCCTGAAGGTCTACCAGCGGCACTGGGTTACCATGCTCATCTAACACAAGCATAGGCGGTACCTCAGGCTTAGCCTCTTTAGCTACCTTGGCATCATCAGCACCAAAAGT contains the following coding sequences:
- a CDS encoding TraR/DksA family transcriptional regulator; this translates as MVDEQQIRYSDADLAEFKELISKKIEKAKADLDLIRSAYMNDLNNGTDDTSPTFKAFEEGSETMSKEANSQLAIRQEKFIRDLKNALIRIENKTYGICKVTGKLINKDRLKLVPHATMSIEAKNMQR
- the ileS gene encoding isoleucine--tRNA ligase, which produces MSKKFTEYKGLDLPTVASEVLDFWKKENIFEKSVTTREGKPQYVFFEGPPSANGLPGIHHVMARAIKDIFCRYQTQKGHQVKRKAGWDTHGLPVELGTEKELGITKEDIGKTITVEEYNEACKRTVMRYTDVWNDLTEKMGYWVDMEDPYVTYKPKYMETVWWLLKQIYDKGLLYKGYTIQPYSPKAGTGLSSHEVNQPGAYRDVTDTTIVAQFKTVADTLPEVLKGFGAIDIMAWTTTPWTLPSNTALTVGPNIDYVLVKTFNQYTFEPINVVLAKNLVGKQFGGKYFESAEETDFASYTEADKKIPYTVLAEAKGKDLVGIRYEQLLPYVLPYQNPQDAFRVISGDFVTTEDGTGIVHTAPTFGADDAKVAKEAKPEVPPMLVLDEHGNPVPLVDLQGKFTSHLGSLSNPNGDALELAGKYVKNEYYDKDQAPQRSADVEISIYLKENNKAFKVEKYVHSYPHSWRTDEPLLYYPLDSWFIKVTDVKDRMFELNDTINWKPKATGEGRFGNWLKNANDWNLSRSRYWGIPLPIWRTEDKTEEILIGSAEELYNEIEKAIAAGVATDNPFKGFEPGNMSDANYDLIDLHKNVVDAITLVSPSGKPMKRETDLIDVWFDSGAMPYAQWHYPFENKELIDNHESFPADFIAEGVDQTRGWFYTLHAIGTLVFDQVAYKNVVSNGLVLDKNGQKMSKRLGNAVDPFTTLAEYGPDATRWYMISNANPWDNLKFDIEGVAEVRRKFFGTLYNTYSFFSLYANIDNFSFAEPEVPLEERPEIDRWILSELNTLIKDVDTFYTEYEPTRAARAISDFVQENLSNWYVRLCRRRFWKGEYAQDKIAAYQTLYTCLVTVAKLSAPIAPFFMDRLYKDLTQASQKDAAESVHLADFPVYADKYVDKSLESRMQKAQTISSLVLSLRKKEAIKVRQPLQRVMIPVLDAKQKAEIEAVAELIKAEVNVKEIQLLDDASGVLVKQIKPNFKALGPRFGKDMGLIANEIKGFGQEQIAALEAAGSLEIAVSGKSITLTPEDVEISSQDIPGWLVANADGLTVALDITLTEELKNEGIARELVNRIQNIRKDSGFEVTDRIKVTLQDNNALQQSVKANEAYIKSETLTDELVFSAVVENGTEIEFDDITTLILISK